A window from Populus trichocarpa isolate Nisqually-1 chromosome 3, P.trichocarpa_v4.1, whole genome shotgun sequence encodes these proteins:
- the LOC18097269 gene encoding ETHYLENE INSENSITIVE 3-like 3 protein — MGELEEIGADICSDIEVDDIRCGNIAEKDVSDEEIEAEALERRMWKDHVKLKRIKEKQKLAAQQAAEKQKPKQATDQARRKKMARAQDGILKYMLKLMEVCKARGFVYGIIPEKGKPVSGASDNIRAWWKEKVKFDKNGPAAIAKYEAECLAIGEAENSRNGNSQSVLQDLQDATLGSLLSSLMQHCDPPQRKYPLEKGVPPPWWPTGNEDWWVKLGLSLGQSPPYKKPHDLKKMWKVGVLTAVIKHMTPDIAKIRRHVRQSKCLQDKMTAKESAIWLGVLSREESLTQQPSIDNGTSGVTESPQGGRGQKKKPAISSDSDYDVDGVDDGVGSVSSKDNRRNQPMDVEPLSSRNDITIPVQDKELGEKRRRRKRPREKSSHADQQSQPPVDECLGVEQTNTLPDINHTDLQPIEYQMHNTQHENFTSSALMPMEKGLVGESSLPQSDFNYYAGVPSTNVNSTERIFVDRGAAIYPLGQNSELHHETTYSNIYNPSLDYGTNHDGKHSQMAMNVRPEDDRFLIPALHGNGNGNDLTGGEPHHFAKDTLPPEQDTAVDRHFEFDLPDFAINSPFLEMSSFSLDNLFVDPEDDLIQCFGA, encoded by the exons ATGGGTGAATTGGAAGAGATTGGGGCTGATATTTG CTCGGACATTGAAGTTGATGATATAAGGTGTGGGAATATCGCAGAGAAAGATGTCAgtgatgaagaaattgaagcAGAAGCTTTGGAGAGACGAATGTGGAAGGATCATGTCAAACTCAAAAGgattaaagaaaaacagaagctTGCAGCGCAACAAGCTGCGGAGAAGCAAAAGCCTAAGCAGGCGACTGATCAGGCTCGGAGGAAGAAAATGGCGAGAGCCCAAGATGGGATTCTTAAGTATATGTTGAAGCTAATGGAAGTTTGCAAAGCACGTGGATTTGTGTATGGCATCATTCCTGAGAAGGGTAAGCCTGTAAGTGGTGCATCTGATAACATAAGAGCTTGGTGGAAAGAAAAAGTGAAGTTCGATAAGAATGGGCCAGCAGCCATAGCAAAGTATGAAGCAGAATGTTTGGCCATAGGTGAGGCAGAAAACAGTAGAAATGGGAACTCTCAAAGTGTTCTTCAAGATCTTCAAGATGCAACTTTAGGGTCACTTTTGTCTTCTTTGATGCAACACTGTGACCCCCCTCAAAGGAAGTACCCATTGGAGAAGGGAGTTCCGCCGCCTTGGTGGCCAACGGGAAATGAAGATTGGTGGGTAAAATTAGGACTATCCCTAGGTCAGAGCCCTCCTTATAAGAAACCACATGATCTGAAGAAGATGTGGAAAGTTGGTGTATTAACTGCTGTAATAAAGCACATGACACCTGATATTGCAAAAATTAGAAGGCATGTCCGTCAATCAAAATGCTTACAGGATAAAATGACCGCAAAGGAGAGTGCAATCTGGCTAGGGGTGTTGAGTCGAGAGGAATCTCTTACTCAGCAACCTAGCATTGACAATGGAACATCTGGTGTAACCGAATCTCCTCAAGGTGGACGTGGCCAAAAGAAGAAACCTGCCATTAGCAGTGACAGTGATTATGATGTCGATGGTGTTGATGATGGTGTGGGTTCTGTTTCATCTAAAGATAATAGGAGAAATCAACCAATGGATGTGGAACCATTAAGCAGTAGAAATGATATTACCATTCCTGTCCAAGACAAGGAGCTAGGGGAAAAGCGACGAAGGAGAAAAAGGCCCCGTGAGAAGTCAAGTCATGCTGATCAACAGTCCCAACCACCTGTTGATGAATGTTTGGGCGTTGAGCAGACAAATACCTTGCCTGATATAAACCACACTGATTTACAGCCAATTGAATATCAGATGCACAATACTCAGCATGAGAATTTTACCTCTTCAGCTTTAATGCCTATGGAGAAAGGTCTTGTGGGTGAATCCAGTCTACCCCAATCTGACTTTAACTACTATGCTGGTGTTCCCTCAACCAATGTCAATTCTACGGAGAGAATTTTTGTGGACAGAGGGGCTGCCATCTATCCATTGGGCCAAAATTCAGAGCTGCACCATGAGACTACTTATAGTAATATCTATAATCCATCACTTGATTACGGGACCAATCATGATGGAAAGCATTCTCAGATGGCAATGAACGTGAGGCCAGAGGATGACAGATTCCTTATACCAGCTTTGcatggaaatggaaatggaaatgacTTGACCGGAGGAGAACCACATCATTTTGCCAAAGATACTTTACCCCCTGAGCAAGATACAGCTGTTGATAGGCATTTTGAATTTGACTTGCCAGATTTTGCAATTAACAGCCCATTCCTTGAAATGAGTTCGTTTTCTTTAGATAACCTATTTGTTGATCCTGAAGATGATTTGATCCAATGCTTTGGTGCATAA